The Melanotaenia boesemani isolate fMelBoe1 chromosome 11, fMelBoe1.pri, whole genome shotgun sequence genome includes the window CTTATATTACCATAATATTTCATGATTTATATTCAAATAGTTAAACAGTTAAAAGGTTAAGTTGAACTAAAacatgactgagtgtgtgatgATTCAAAGGTCAAAGTGCAGGaccacagaagaaaaatacagttttcttACCGGTTTCACTTCCAAGATGTAGGACAGGGCTGATTTGACACTGCATTTTGTCCACCCTTTGTTTCTCCCTGATGCAGTCGGAGGTAGATAACGGGTGAGTAACTTAAGGGCTCTGAAGCAAAGTGactctgcaaagagcagacagACATATAATTAGTACTTCCAACTGTGACATAAGCTGTCCAACAAACTGCCATAACAGAAAAAGCAGTGCCCACAAGGGTGTGCTGGGTGAATTCAGACCCATcagtaaaaataattacaatttgtttttgtttttttagttgttCAAACCTTAATGGGAATATGAATTGTGTGTATTAAAATTACACAATTTGATATTGTATAGTATGGTCATAAAGCCCTAGAATTCCGCTCAGACaccatgtctggaaaaaaagacatggCCTAGTGCCAACCAAATACAAACAATACACTGACGTTGTATATGGTATACATGGAAAGTAACTACCATCGATCTCCTCACCAGCCGACAGGTCACTGGGGTCATTTTCCTTTTCAAGCGTAGCCACTTTCAGGACTTTCGGAAAAATATGTCCTTCCCATTTTCGAAGGAAGAGGTCTTCCTTGCCCGGAAACATTCTTGCAAACTCTGCATCAAACTGAAGAGCAACTCATAGTAGCTTATGTTCACAAATACCGATTAGACTTTCCTAGGACATGGTAACAAATACTGGAATTCTTCAATAAAGTGGTGTTCCCCTTTCATACTGAAATGAGTTAAATACATCATTGAAGCATACATAAGTGTATTTTCTAGACTTATGATGCACAATACAGTATGCTGAATACTTACTAAATATGGCATGTCTACAAAGCGAGGGTACTGCTGGAGAATCTCTGCTACTGTTGGTGACTGGCTTGAGATCCAGAGCCTGCGGTTGTTGAAGGTTTTCTCCATGCCCATTTTGATAGATGTGAGGTTCTCAGGAGATGGTCTCATCCTTTTGATAGCCGTTATCCAATCCTTGGCAGACTCTTCGTCCCCTTCTGAAATCACTTGTAGTGTTATAGCTACTCCAGAAGCCTCACAGGCCCTCCCGCGTTTGCGATAGCGTCTCTGATCTTGATAAAGGTTTCTCCGCAGGTTCCTCAGTTTCAACTCGATGAATCCACAGTGGGACACCGGATCATAAAGGTGCTCCTGGaacaatttgtttaaaaatgtggaaaaacatgcatgcacaaacaTCAATATCTCAAAGCACAAAgtcctgtttcattttaattcacATCACTTTCAATGCAACTGAAAGATAACACAACTCAAATATCAAGGGAGAAATAACATGGggaaaacacaccaaaaacaaTTACTCACTCTCTATTACCTCTAAAACAAAGATATCTAATTTTAACTTATCTCTAACTACTCTAAAGGCATTATAATGAATCATACAGTAAACTTAAGTAAATATTCCTATGGAAAACTGTAATCCACTGAAAGACATCTGCTCACACTTACAAATCCTTCGTTCTCTTCTTGTATCTTGATCTTTAATGATGGGAAGATTGTTGTTATGCTTTTAGCCAACATCAGTTTGTCAGCATTGGAGGGGTAACTGAAAGCAAAATGGAGGATTTTGAGCCCAGAAAAAATGGAAACTGCAAAACTTGTAATAGAGAGTACATCAAATTTTAGTATTATGTTATACCACTtgtaacacattttctttagaaCTGCACAAGGTTACAGGACCTCTCACTCATCTATCAATCACCTATCTATCAATCTAACAATATTCCAGGTTATTGGAGAAAATGGTGGTCTAGATGAATGACTTGGAATAAACTCACAATCCTCGTCGCTCAACCAGGTCGCTGACACCTGTTCTCACAAGGAGTTTTCTAGATGCCAGAGAGAGATTCCAGATTTTTCATATTCGGCAAGTACACTTGGGGCTTTGTTCTTAAGTAGCACCACCAGACTGGCTGAATCAAATCTGTGCACACTGTCAGTTTGTCCATGGCATTTCTGTGTAAGCAGATTACACAGCACATATTGTATTACACATGCCCccctccatatatatatataaaatataaaatatatataataaaacaacaacatctgTAACCAGTAGATATTGTAAATACCTCCAGTGGACCACTCTGACAAGCTTCACTAGCACTCAGTGGTTcagtctttaaaagaaaataatgtcaCTGCTAGAATGCTAATTGTGAAGACTGTGTAACTGTAAACACAATCATATTGAGGCACAAGACATTCAATAAAGTTCCATGAGTCACAAAACTTACACTTAAAGGGACTACTCTGACATGTAAAGGTATATTTTGGAGTCATTTTAACACAGGGTGTAATGGATTGTGAGACCAAGTAGAACAAGAGAGGCTCTACCTGGTCTCGCACTGCATTATACCCTGggttaaaatgactcagaagtATACCTTTGCATGTCAGAGTAGTATGACACTAATGCACTAATATCAGGCCATTATCTATTACTGGTATATGCATCTCTCAGACACGTACCTCCCACTGACCACCTGCATCTTCAGTGTATGGTTGAACCTTAAAGAGAAGTTAATGTTACTAATTGACCTGGAGGTGCAGAATTCATACAGAACATGCACAGGTTCAGGTtggttttgtgtcattttaggAAATAAAGTAACAACGTTTACCTGATTTTGATTTGCCTCCATACATTCAGCTTGGATCCCTTGGATTGACAGGAAGATGTGATATCTATCCAAATCCTTTAATTCCTCCTCATTCAATTCAGTGTCAATATATTCCATGAAATCAGTATTATACTTTAACAACCTGTCAAGCACGCAGCCAGTTTGCTGGGCTAGGATTTCATCAATTAGATCCTTGCCACTGTTAACATGGGCAATTTTTTTTAGCAATCTCTGTCTTATCTTTAAAAATGGTTACAAGGACTTTGCTGGGTTGCAGGTTATCCCGTGTGTTCTGGATAAAGAGGAAGACATAGTTAGAATAAGATCATTTGAACTATCAAAACTTTACGGTGGCCCAGAGGTGTCACAAcaaataaaagccgcaacacaacaaaataagtcacaacactacaaaataaaccgcaacacaacacaataaaccacaacactacaaaataaaccgcaacacaacacaataaaccacaacactacaaaataaaccgcaacacaacacaataaaccacaacactacaaaataaa containing:
- the LOC121649140 gene encoding uncharacterized protein LOC121649140 isoform X4 yields the protein MLAKSITTIFPSLKIKIQEENEGFVSEHLYDPVSHCGFIELKLRNLRRNLYQDQRRYRKRGRACEASGVAITLQVISEGDEESAKDWITAIKRMRPSPENLTSIKMGMEKTFNNRRLWISSQSPTVAEILQQYPRFVDMPYLFDAEFARMFPGKEDLFLRKWEGHIFPKVLKVATLEKENDPSDLSAGEEIDESLCFRALKLLTRYLPPTASGRNKGWTKCSVKSALSYILEVKPTGTSIPSLLQGSLEAAAGGAEVGVHQPKLVCIGHPSTTAQYIIVAKNDKVAIPLQDEGLTCALDKLFKMLWVCNVAYPIQLDSVYSFFEHVYDMPISGAKRSKVLELIAKLQALV
- the LOC121649140 gene encoding uncharacterized protein LOC121649140 isoform X5, producing the protein MLAKSITTIFPSLKIKIQEENEGFEHLYDPVSHCGFIELKLRNLRRNLYQDQRRYRKRGRACEASGVAITLQVISEGDEESAKDWITAIKRMRPSPENLTSIKMGMEKTFNNRRLWISSQSPTVAEILQQYPRFVDMPYLFDAEFARMFPGKEDLFLRKWEGHIFPKVLKVATLEKENDPSDLSAGEEIDESLCFRALKLLTRYLPPTASGRNKGWTKCSVKSALSYILEVKPTGTSIPSLLQGSLEAAAGGAEVGVHQPKLVCIGHPSTTAQYIIVAKNDKVAIPLQDEGLTCALDKLFKMLWVCNVAYPIQLDSVYSFFEHVYDMPISGAKRSKVLELIAKLQALV
- the LOC121649140 gene encoding uncharacterized protein LOC121649140 isoform X2 is translated as MQVVSGSYPSNADKLMLAKSITTIFPSLKIKIQEENEGFEHLYDPVSHCGFIELKLRNLRRNLYQDQRRYRKRGRACEASGVAITLQVISEGDEESAKDWITAIKRMRPSPENLTSIKMGMEKTFNNRRLWISSQSPTVAEILQQYPRFVDMPYLFDAEFARMFPGKEDLFLRKWEGHIFPKVLKVATLEKENDPSDLSAGEEIDESLCFRALKLLTRYLPPTASGRNKGWTKCSVKSALSYILEVKPTGTSIPSLLQGSLEAAAGGAEVGVHQPKLVCIGHPSTTAQYIIVAKNDKVAIPLQDEGLTCALDKLFKMLWVCNVAYPIQLDSVYSFFEHVYDMPISGAKRSKVLELIAKLQALV
- the LOC121649140 gene encoding uncharacterized protein LOC121649140 isoform X3 yields the protein MQVVSGSYPSNADKLMLAKSITTIFPSLKIKIQEENEGFVSEHLYDPVSHCGFIELKLRNLRRNLYQDQRRYRKRGRACEASGVAITLQVISEGDEESAKDWITAIKRMRPSPENLTSIKMGMEKTFNNRRLWISSQSPTVAEILQQYPRFVDMPYLFDAEFARMFPGKEDLFLRKWEGHIFPKVLKVATLEKENDPSDLSAESLCFRALKLLTRYLPPTASGRNKGWTKCSVKSALSYILEVKPTGTSIPSLLQGSLEAAAGGAEVGVHQPKLVCIGHPSTTAQYIIVAKNDKVAIPLQDEGLTCALDKLFKMLWVCNVAYPIQLDSVYSFFEHVYDMPISGAKRSKVLELIAKLQALV
- the LOC121649140 gene encoding uncharacterized protein LOC121649140 isoform X1, which gives rise to MQVVSGSYPSNADKLMLAKSITTIFPSLKIKIQEENEGFVSEHLYDPVSHCGFIELKLRNLRRNLYQDQRRYRKRGRACEASGVAITLQVISEGDEESAKDWITAIKRMRPSPENLTSIKMGMEKTFNNRRLWISSQSPTVAEILQQYPRFVDMPYLFDAEFARMFPGKEDLFLRKWEGHIFPKVLKVATLEKENDPSDLSAGEEIDESLCFRALKLLTRYLPPTASGRNKGWTKCSVKSALSYILEVKPTGTSIPSLLQGSLEAAAGGAEVGVHQPKLVCIGHPSTTAQYIIVAKNDKVAIPLQDEGLTCALDKLFKMLWVCNVAYPIQLDSVYSFFEHVYDMPISGAKRSKVLELIAKLQALV